One segment of Cerasicoccus sp. TK19100 DNA contains the following:
- a CDS encoding TonB-dependent receptor domain-containing protein, which yields MIKNFNLLIRISALLPLVVGHSGLQGQEESPDYSDSTEVDTLEPVYMFGSLFTPHQVDTKEPITFLSPEDIELMGVQRPIEALRLQPMMFGAMNTENDSNGGTGSASPNIHGLGTLRTLNLINGRRAGGNSAFNLQPGGFANYNLIPQAAIAGMEILPESASTTYGSDAIAGAINVDLIRRFEGVQVSGLYGDTTSGGGQTQQYSLTGGFYLDEDTHLTLLGSFYDQQVIWARDRSLSSTTDFRSRGGTNRGSSTFSGRANLRVGGNPVQSVLAPGVDFPTSGASYVPYNQSTDAFNYNQYAPVIPALEIANGYAALEHELSEQITLYGDFLYAYSNQDNGLAPAPWSASNAPGLLTAVRASPHTPVAPTDVLDVSYRNFEEGNLLTQFTRNAFRVVGGARGIVDDRWEWDSALLYTQTDFKANISGISDARLLIPHINSGLFNPYARSVTGVNGGIAFDNATALNAASIKARDEFYENLFSYDATVSGEVFKLPAGSLTSAVGAEIRYESIDATPDPIWGTRQNLGGTGYASPFSGKREVFALFNENRIPLISSEQKITGIHQLDLSIGLRYENFSDQGDDPITNLQANNRYDNFSWEAAIQLKPIESVTLRGSYSTGFRAPTLFESYASDVFDFPILVDPTGATPPGTPIPTLVRGNPNLDPETSQSWNASAEWQPEPVPGLTLRATYYYVNVDDAIANGAQFTLDNDPSNVIRRPDGTVALVNSKFFNASSLTTQGMDYTIEYERPLSTAVSMVTTLSVNQVISYEAVVPGVGNIDFAGNYIDKRSNNLSPGAIPKWRGLYTLFFFVYDASLGATVQYIGSYNDDSSFTAGNQPRRVSDYATLNLVATYEFKDSGSALLNGSTVAIGVDNVFNSSPPFAAGAFADGYDTSLYSIQNRFIYGSISKKF from the coding sequence ATGATTAAAAATTTTAACCTGCTAATCCGTATTTCAGCACTGCTGCCTCTCGTTGTGGGGCATTCAGGGCTACAAGGGCAGGAAGAATCCCCCGACTACAGTGATTCAACCGAAGTCGATACACTTGAGCCAGTATACATGTTTGGGTCTCTTTTTACCCCTCATCAAGTCGACACTAAAGAGCCGATTACATTTCTATCCCCTGAAGACATAGAGTTGATGGGAGTTCAACGTCCCATCGAAGCCTTGCGCCTCCAACCGATGATGTTCGGTGCCATGAATACTGAAAATGACAGCAATGGCGGCACCGGATCGGCCTCGCCCAACATTCATGGCCTCGGCACGCTCCGCACATTAAACTTGATCAACGGACGGCGCGCTGGTGGCAACAGCGCCTTCAACCTGCAGCCTGGCGGCTTCGCCAACTACAACTTGATACCACAGGCTGCGATTGCCGGTATGGAAATCCTCCCCGAATCGGCGAGCACCACGTATGGCTCTGACGCCATAGCCGGCGCGATCAATGTGGACCTGATACGACGTTTTGAAGGAGTGCAGGTGTCCGGCCTTTACGGCGATACCACATCCGGCGGTGGCCAAACCCAACAGTATTCGCTCACCGGTGGCTTCTACCTCGACGAAGACACACACCTTACCCTCCTGGGAAGCTTTTACGATCAGCAGGTCATCTGGGCCAGAGACCGGAGCCTCTCTTCCACGACCGATTTCCGCTCCCGTGGGGGCACCAATCGCGGCAGCAGCACTTTCTCCGGGCGCGCAAATCTTCGCGTTGGCGGAAATCCGGTTCAGAGCGTCCTCGCACCCGGCGTCGATTTTCCCACATCCGGTGCAAGCTACGTCCCCTACAATCAGAGCACCGACGCATTTAACTACAACCAGTATGCGCCGGTCATTCCCGCGTTGGAGATTGCCAATGGATACGCCGCGCTAGAGCACGAGTTGTCAGAACAGATAACGCTCTATGGCGACTTCCTCTACGCATACAGCAATCAAGACAACGGCCTGGCACCGGCCCCCTGGAGCGCATCGAATGCCCCTGGGCTGCTCACAGCGGTTCGCGCTAGCCCACATACGCCCGTGGCACCGACGGATGTGCTTGATGTTAGCTACCGCAATTTTGAAGAAGGTAACCTCCTGACGCAGTTCACGCGAAACGCCTTTCGCGTAGTGGGTGGCGCACGCGGGATTGTCGACGATCGCTGGGAATGGGACAGCGCGTTACTCTATACTCAAACCGATTTTAAAGCCAACATCAGCGGTATCTCCGACGCCAGGCTACTCATCCCCCATATCAATAGCGGGCTCTTCAACCCCTATGCGCGATCCGTCACGGGTGTGAATGGTGGCATTGCCTTTGATAACGCCACTGCGCTGAACGCCGCTTCAATTAAGGCTCGAGACGAGTTCTACGAGAATCTGTTTTCCTATGACGCCACCGTTTCCGGTGAAGTCTTTAAACTTCCGGCAGGCAGTCTCACCAGCGCCGTCGGGGCAGAGATACGTTATGAAAGCATTGACGCCACCCCGGACCCGATCTGGGGAACCCGGCAAAACCTGGGGGGAACGGGATACGCCAGCCCGTTTTCCGGAAAGCGCGAAGTCTTTGCCTTGTTTAATGAAAACCGCATTCCGCTCATTTCCAGCGAGCAGAAGATTACTGGCATCCACCAGTTGGACCTCAGCATCGGGCTGCGCTACGAAAATTTCTCCGATCAGGGCGACGATCCCATCACCAACCTGCAGGCCAATAACCGCTACGACAACTTTTCCTGGGAGGCCGCCATTCAGTTAAAGCCGATTGAGAGTGTCACGCTACGCGGTTCCTACAGCACTGGTTTCCGTGCCCCCACCTTGTTTGAATCCTACGCCAGCGATGTTTTCGACTTTCCTATTTTGGTGGACCCAACCGGTGCCACTCCTCCCGGCACACCAATCCCAACACTGGTCCGAGGCAATCCCAACCTAGACCCGGAGACCTCGCAGAGCTGGAATGCCTCCGCCGAATGGCAACCGGAACCTGTGCCCGGCCTCACGCTTCGCGCCACCTACTACTATGTAAATGTAGACGATGCTATCGCCAATGGCGCACAATTCACCCTCGATAACGATCCCTCCAATGTCATTCGTCGGCCGGACGGAACCGTGGCTCTGGTTAACTCCAAATTTTTCAATGCCTCCAGCCTGACCACCCAAGGCATGGACTACACCATCGAGTATGAACGCCCATTGAGCACCGCAGTAAGCATGGTCACCACGCTGAGCGTGAACCAAGTTATTTCGTACGAAGCGGTCGTGCCTGGCGTGGGAAACATCGACTTCGCTGGCAACTATATTGACAAGCGCTCCAATAATCTGAGCCCGGGCGCGATCCCAAAGTGGCGCGGTCTATACACGCTGTTTTTCTTTGTTTATGACGCTTCCCTTGGCGCTACGGTGCAATACATCGGCTCCTACAACGATGACTCAAGCTTTACCGCCGGTAACCAGCCGCGACGGGTGTCCGATTACGCAACACTCAACTTGGTAGCAACCTATGAGTTCAAGGATAGCGGCAGTGCCCTTCTCAACGGAAGCACCGTTGCCATAGGGGTAGATAATGTCTTTAACAGCAGCCCCCCATTTGCCGCCGGTGCGTTTGCCGACGGCTACGACACGTCACTCTACTCGATTCAAAACCGCTTCATCTACGGATCGATCAGTAAAAAGTTCTAA